The proteins below come from a single Tachypleus tridentatus isolate NWPU-2018 chromosome 13, ASM421037v1, whole genome shotgun sequence genomic window:
- the TSG101 gene encoding tumor susceptibility gene 101 isoform X1: MPQQVNDSYLSQLLKKYHHQDSTKRDIQNAIHHYKNLIPKLDRFVFNDGTAKDLMCLAGTIPVPFKGNTYNIPIKIWLLDTHPVNSPMCYVTPTSDMKIKVSRNVDQNGRVYLPYLHEWNPNSSDLIGLIQVMIIVFGETPPVYSKPKVPETSTGYPPYPLASSGYMPMPGVVSNPSYPPYPTAANAGPQPSFPMPLTSEPSQYRPQATGYPSYPAYPPASNYPVYSTPSTVGYSSYPPVGSQSSMGYPSYPPSTVSAVTQQNAPGQANTGTISEEHIRASLLSAVEDKLKKRLREVIAQMQAEIQVLKKTQDDLNIGKSKLDDIISKLEQEKAELESNVCTLREKNNEMKEIISKMEDQDGVDIDDAVVTTAPLYKQLLNAFAEENATEDAIYFLGEALRKNVIVLDVFLKHVRELSRKQFMLRALMQKCRQKAGLPF, translated from the exons TGTTTAATGATGGAACAGCTAAAGACTTGATGTGTTTGGCAGGAACAATACCTGTGCCATTCAAAG gaAACACGTATAATATACCTATAAAGATTTGGTTACTTGACACTCACCCTGTTAATTCACCCATGTGCTATGTTACACCCACTTCGGATATGAAGATTAAGGTGTCAAGGAATGTTGACCAAAATGGCCGTGTATACCTGCCTTACTTGCATGAGTGGAATCCA AACTCTTCAGATTTGATTGGTTTAATCCAAGTAATGATCATTGTCTTTGGAGAAACACCTCCAGTCTATTCTAAACCCAAAGTTCCAGAAACTTCAACAGGCTATCCACCGTATCCTCTTGCTTCTTCAG GTTACATGCCTATGCCAGGTGTTGTGAGCAACCCATCTTATCCTCCTTATCCAACTGCAGCCAATGCAGGTCCTCAGCCATCATTTCCTATGCCTCTTACTTCTGAACCGTCACAATACAGACCACAGGCTACTGGTTACCCATCTTATCCAG CCTACCCACCAGCAAGTAATTATCCTGTGTATTCTACACCTTCAACAGTAGGATATTCTTCTTATCCTCCAGTAGGTAGTCAATCCTCAATGGGTTATCCTTCATATCCCCCATCTACTGTTTCAGCAGTAACTCAGCAGAATGCACCAGGTCAGGCTAATACTGGGACAATTTCAGAAGAACACATCCGTGCATCTCTTCTCTCAGCTGTTGAAGACAAACTAAAGAAAAGGTTGAGAGAAGTGATAGCTCAGATGCAG GCTGAAATTCAGGTCCTTAAGAAAACTCAAGATGATCTAAATATTGGAAAAAGTAAATTGGATGACATTATAAGCAAGTTAGAACAGGAAAAG GCTGAACTTGAGTCTAATGTTTGCACACTGAGAGAGAAAAATAATGAGatgaaagaaattatttcaaaaatggaaGACCAAGATGGTGTAGACATTGATGATGCTGTAGTTACTACAGCTCCTCTCTATAAACA GTTACTTAATGCTTTTGCAGAAGAAAATGCAACTGAAGATGCAATCTATTTTCTTGGAGAAGCTTTACGAAAAAATGTGATAGTCCTGGATGTGTTTCTTAAG cATGTTCGAGAATTGTCCCGTAAACAGTTTATGTTGCGAGCACTGATGCAGAAGTGCAGGCAGAAAGCTGGACTTCCTTTCTGA
- the TSG101 gene encoding tumor susceptibility gene 101 isoform X2, whose protein sequence is MCLAGTIPVPFKGNTYNIPIKIWLLDTHPVNSPMCYVTPTSDMKIKVSRNVDQNGRVYLPYLHEWNPNSSDLIGLIQVMIIVFGETPPVYSKPKVPETSTGYPPYPLASSGYMPMPGVVSNPSYPPYPTAANAGPQPSFPMPLTSEPSQYRPQATGYPSYPAYPPASNYPVYSTPSTVGYSSYPPVGSQSSMGYPSYPPSTVSAVTQQNAPGQANTGTISEEHIRASLLSAVEDKLKKRLREVIAQMQAEIQVLKKTQDDLNIGKSKLDDIISKLEQEKAELESNVCTLREKNNEMKEIISKMEDQDGVDIDDAVVTTAPLYKQLLNAFAEENATEDAIYFLGEALRKNVIVLDVFLKHVRELSRKQFMLRALMQKCRQKAGLPF, encoded by the exons ATGTGTTTGGCAGGAACAATACCTGTGCCATTCAAAG gaAACACGTATAATATACCTATAAAGATTTGGTTACTTGACACTCACCCTGTTAATTCACCCATGTGCTATGTTACACCCACTTCGGATATGAAGATTAAGGTGTCAAGGAATGTTGACCAAAATGGCCGTGTATACCTGCCTTACTTGCATGAGTGGAATCCA AACTCTTCAGATTTGATTGGTTTAATCCAAGTAATGATCATTGTCTTTGGAGAAACACCTCCAGTCTATTCTAAACCCAAAGTTCCAGAAACTTCAACAGGCTATCCACCGTATCCTCTTGCTTCTTCAG GTTACATGCCTATGCCAGGTGTTGTGAGCAACCCATCTTATCCTCCTTATCCAACTGCAGCCAATGCAGGTCCTCAGCCATCATTTCCTATGCCTCTTACTTCTGAACCGTCACAATACAGACCACAGGCTACTGGTTACCCATCTTATCCAG CCTACCCACCAGCAAGTAATTATCCTGTGTATTCTACACCTTCAACAGTAGGATATTCTTCTTATCCTCCAGTAGGTAGTCAATCCTCAATGGGTTATCCTTCATATCCCCCATCTACTGTTTCAGCAGTAACTCAGCAGAATGCACCAGGTCAGGCTAATACTGGGACAATTTCAGAAGAACACATCCGTGCATCTCTTCTCTCAGCTGTTGAAGACAAACTAAAGAAAAGGTTGAGAGAAGTGATAGCTCAGATGCAG GCTGAAATTCAGGTCCTTAAGAAAACTCAAGATGATCTAAATATTGGAAAAAGTAAATTGGATGACATTATAAGCAAGTTAGAACAGGAAAAG GCTGAACTTGAGTCTAATGTTTGCACACTGAGAGAGAAAAATAATGAGatgaaagaaattatttcaaaaatggaaGACCAAGATGGTGTAGACATTGATGATGCTGTAGTTACTACAGCTCCTCTCTATAAACA GTTACTTAATGCTTTTGCAGAAGAAAATGCAACTGAAGATGCAATCTATTTTCTTGGAGAAGCTTTACGAAAAAATGTGATAGTCCTGGATGTGTTTCTTAAG cATGTTCGAGAATTGTCCCGTAAACAGTTTATGTTGCGAGCACTGATGCAGAAGTGCAGGCAGAAAGCTGGACTTCCTTTCTGA